In Blastococcus saxobsidens DD2, the genomic stretch CCCGGTCGAAGCCGCGCACCGAGAGCGCGCCGCGCTCCAGGGCGCGCTCGGCCAGCCGCAGCGACGAGCGCGGGACGGCGAACCGCTCGCGCAGCATGCGTCCGGGCACCTGGCTGTTGAGTGCCAGGCCCGTGCCGGCGAGCCGCTCCCCCGCCACTGCGCGCGCCCGGACCACCCGCTCGGCCACGACCGTGGTCGGCTCCGGGGCGTCCAGCCCGTCGAGCCAGGCCGCGCGGGTGACCGGTGGGAGGTCCACCCGTAGGTCGACCCGGTCGAGCAGCGGACCGGACAGCCGCGACTGGTAGCGCCGGCGTTCCAGCGGACTGCACGTGCACGCGGTGTCGCCGGCCGCGCTCGCGCACGGGCACGAATTGGCGGCCAGCACCAGCTGCGCCCGGCAGGGGAAGGTCGCCGACCCGGCGGCCCGCTGGATGGTCACCTGGCCGCGCTCCAGCGGCTGCCGGAGGGTGTCCAGGACGGCCCGCGGGAACTCCGGCGCCTCGTCGATGAACAGGACGCCACGGTGCGCCCGGCACAGCGCACCCGGCCGGATCTGGCCGGAGCCACCGCCGATCAGCGCCGCCATGGTCGCCGAGTGGTGCGGGGCCTCGAACGTCGGTCGGGTGACCAGGGGCGCGTCGGACGGCAGGGTGCCGGCGATCGAGTGGATGGCGGTGACCTCCAGCGCCGCCTGCTCGTCCAGCGGCGGCAGCAGGCCGGGCAGCCGCTCGGCCAGCATCGTCTTCCCGGCACCGGGCGGGCCGGTGAGGAAGAGGTGATGCCCACCGGCGGCGGCGACCTCGACCGCCCGCCGCCCGGCGACCTGGCCGACGACGTCGGCGAGGTCGGGCACCGGAGGCTGGTCGGGCAGCGGTCCGCGCGCGTACGGCTGCAGGACCGTCGCCCCGCGCAGGTGCTCGACCAACTGCGCCAGGCTCTCCACGGCGAGCACCTCCACCCGCTCGACCAACGCGGCCTCGGCCGCGTTGGCCAGCGGGACGACGACCTGGCGGTGGCCGGCCCGTGCGGCGGCGAGGACCGCCGGGAGGACGCCCCGGATGGCCCGCACCGACCCGTCGAGGCCAAGCTCGCCGAGCAGCACGAGCTGGTCGACCGCCCGGCGGCGCAGCGTGCCCGCGGCCGCGAGGACCGCGGCAGCCAGCGCGAGGTCGAAGCCGCTGCCCTGCTTGGGCATGGACGCGGGCGAGAGCCCGATGGTGATCCGCCGGGTGGGGAACTCGCCGCCGGCGTTCACGACGGCCGCCCGCACCCGGTCCACCGACTGGCGCACCACCGCGTCCGGCAGGCCGACGAGCACGACCCCGGGCAGGCCGGCCGCGATGTCGACCTCCACCTCCACCATCGCGCCCTGGACCCCGGCGAGCCCGACCGACCAGGTGCGGGCCAGGGTCACGAGAACGCCGCCCGCAGGTGGGTGACCAGCGCCGGGCGCTCCGGGCGGACCAGCACGCCGACGACGTCGAAGCGCACCTCGGGCGCGTGCTCGTCGTGAGCCGCCAGCCAGCGCTGCGCGAGCACCCGGATCCGCCGGGACTTGGCCTGCGTGACCGCCTCCACGGGCTGGCCGTAGCCGGTCCCCCGGCGGGTCTTCACCTCGCAGAAGACGAGGGCGTCGCCGTCCCGGGCGACGATGTCGAGTTCGCCCTCTCGGCAGCGCCAGTTACGGTCCAGGACTCGTAGGCCGAGGTCGGCGAGGAAGGCGACGGCGATCCGTTCGCCGTGGACGCCGAGTTCGGTAGTGGTGGGCACCCGCCGACGGTCCCGCCGCGGCCACCCGGCGAGTACCCCTCGGAAGAATCTGTGGAGACGCGGCGGCCCTGTGGACCGCCGCGTCCCCAGACCTGTCAGCCCTCCATCGAGACGGGCACGTCGCAGTCGAGGCCCGTGTCGGTCCCGCCGCCCCCGAGGCAGACGTCCCGGGCGGGCCCGGGCACCGGGACGCCGGGCGGCGGGTTCTGCCCTCCCGGCGCCTCGCCGTACATCGTGTCGTTCCCGGGCCCCCCGGAGACGACGTCCGCGTCGAACCCGCCCGCGACCTCGTCGTCGCCGGGTCCGCCTCCGACCACGTCCCGCCCGAACCCACCGATGACGCTGTCCGAGCCGGGGCCGCCGTCGCCGTAGTCGTTGCCCAGCGCCAGCGCGAGGAAGTCGTCCCCGCCACCGCCGAAGCCCCGGTCGTTACCGGGTCCGGACAGCACCTCGTCGTCTCCTGCACCGGCGAACACCGTGTCGTTCCCGCCCGAAGCGTTCACGTTGCCGAAGAAGGTGGTGGTGTCTCCCAGGACCAGGTCGTCGCCCCCTCCGGCGTGGATGACGTCATTCCCGAGCCGGGCGCAGATGAGGTCAGGTCCGTCGGTGCCGATGAGCACCTCCGACCGGTCGGTCCCGATGATGATGTTGTACTGATCCAGGGGGACGAACGGCGGCACGGCGCAGTCCTCCGGTAGGCCCCTCCGGGACCGGTGAGCGGCGGCGGCGCATGCAACCGGCGTCAGGCGGTCAGGTGATCCGCGGGTTCTCGGGCAGCTCGAGGTCGGGCTTGTCCAGCTCCTCGACGTTGACGTCCTTGAACGTCAGGACGCGCACGTTGCGGACGAACCGGGCGGGCCGGTACATGTCCCACACCCAGGCGTCGGAGAGCTTCAGCTCGAAGAAGACCTCTCCCCCGGCCTCCCGCACCTGCAGGTCCACGGAGTTGGCGAGGTAGAACCGCCGCTCGGTCTCCACCACGTAGGTGAACTGCCGGACGATGTCCCGGTACTCGCGATAGAGCTGCAGCTCCATCTCGGTCTCGTACTTCTCGAGATCTTCGGTGCTCATCGGTCCTCGGTGCTCGTGAGGGCTCGGGACTCAGGGCGCATGGACCCATCATCGACCATGGCGCCCGAACCGGTCAGTCGGGCCGTCCGGGCGGCGTGCACGTCGCGGGCCCGGGCCACGTTCACATAGCGCATCCGGTGCTCAGGACACGGACCGTGACGCTCCAGCGCGGCGGTGTGGACATCGGTGATGTAGCCCTTGTGGCCGGCGAAGTCGTACTCGGGCCAGCGCGCGTGCAGGTCGACCATGATGCGGTCGCGGCTCACCTTGGCCAGCACGGAGGCGGCGGCCACGCAGGCCGCGACCCGGTCGCCCTTCCACACGGCCAGACCCGGCCGGGCGAGCCCGGGCACGGGGAAGCCGTCGGTCAGCACGTAGTCGGGCCCCGGGTCGAGCATGCTGACGGCGCGGCGCAGCGCCTCGATGTTGGTGACGTGCATGCCCCGGGCGTCCAGGTCCGCCACCGGGAGGACGACGACCGACCACGACACCGCCCGCTCGAGGATCTCGGCGTACACCCGCTCCCGGGCCGAGGCGGTGAGCAGCTTGGAATCCGCGAGCCCCGGCACCTGGCCCCGCCGGCCCGCGGGCAGGACGCAGGCCGCGGCGACCAGCGGGCCGGCGCAGGCGCCGCGGCCGGCCTCGTCGGCCCCGGCGACCGTCTGGAAGCCCCGACGGCGCAGCGCGCGTTCCATGTCCCAGAGCGCCTCGGGCCGGTCGTCGGCGAACGTGCGCCGGGCACGGGCCGCCGCAGCGGACGCGGTGTGGGTGGGACGGACAGCCATCGCGGCACGACAGTACGACGCCCCGGGGACACCGTCGTCGCCCCCCGGACGCACCGCGGGCCGGCCCCCGGGTAGGGACCGGCCCGCGGCGCGTCCGGCGGAGGACCGGTCAGATGTCGGCCGTCGCCTCGGGGGCGGCGGCCTGGAGGGCGTGGGCGCCGCAGGTGCAGCCCGGCGTCCGGTTGGAGAGGACCAGCGACACCGCATGCGCACGGTCCCGGGCACCCAGCTTGCGCAGGATGGCCTTGACGTGGGACTTGACGGTGTCCTCGCTGATGAACAGGTTGCGGCCGATCTGCCGGTTGGACTGGCCCTGCAGCAGCTCGTCGAGCACGTCCTGCTCGCGGCGGGTCAGCGGCACCTCGGGGGCGAACGGCTTGGCGGCCGGCACCGCCGACGGCTCGACCCGGCGGATCTGCGGATCGACGACGGTGCGCCCGGCGCGGGCGGCCAGGATGGCCCAGCCGAGCAGGGTCGGCGAGGTGTTCATCATCAGATATCCGCGGATGCCGGCGGCGAGGGCCTCGTTGACCACGGCCGGGTCCTCGGACGTGGCCAGGGCGATGATCGCGACCCGGGGGAAGCGACGGCGCAGATCACGGCAGGCGCCCAGGGTCGCTGCCCGGCCGGCGCCCAGCTCGACCACCACCGCGTCGGGACGGGCGGTCTCGACCAGCGTGAGTGCTCGCCGGATCTCGCCGGGGGTGCCCACCGACTGCATGCCGGCGGTCTCGTTGATCATGCTGACCAGCCCCCGACGCAGGACGGGCGCGTCGGCGAGGAGGAGCACGCGGGTGACCCCGCGGGCGGTGCTCGCCACAGGTGCAGACACAACAGACTCCGTTTCGACTTCCGGGAAGGTGCAATGTCTCCAACGGAAGGGTGAAACGGTTGCTTGAACGCTTTTCCAGCATTTTTCTCTGGTGATACTGCGCATCACCATTCGGCGCACGGAAAGTCACGCCCGTAACGGCGCGACCATTACCGGTCGAGGTGGGTACTCCGTGTGCGCCGCCGCCGGCGCCAGGCGGTGACCGGCACGGCACCGGCCAGGCCCACCGCGTACGGCAGGACGGCGACGGCACCGACCGGCGACACCCCGCCCCCGGCCGGCGCTCCGGGGACCGCTGCGGCCGCCGCGGGGTCCTGGATGTCGGGCGAGTCGAGCAGGCCGAACCGGTCGATCGGCCAGACGATGAGTGCGGCCTTGCCGATGACGTCGTCCATCCCGATCGTCCCGGCGTACTCGTCCCCGACGTGCGAGCGGGAGTCCGCCGACGCCGAACGGTGGTCACCCATGACCCACAGCCGCCCCTCCGGCACGGTCACCGGCCCGAACGCCCGCCGCTCGATCGGGTCGTTCTCGAAGATGTAGGGCTCCTCGAGCGGTTCGCCGTCCACGGTGACCCGGCCCTCGGCGTCGCAGCACTGGACCGTCTGCCCCTCGGTGGCGATCACCCGTTTGACGAAGTCGTCCTCGCGCGGCGGGGCGACGCCGATCGCCCGGCCCAGCCACAGCAGCGCCCCGGTGAACCAGTTGCCCGGCTCGTCCACGGAGATCTCCGGCGTCCAGGTGTCCGGCCCCCGGAAGACGACGATGTCTCCGGGCTCGGGCTCCCCGAACCAGTACGGCACCTTGTTGACCA encodes the following:
- a CDS encoding YifB family Mg chelatase-like AAA ATPase; protein product: MTLARTWSVGLAGVQGAMVEVEVDIAAGLPGVVLVGLPDAVVRQSVDRVRAAVVNAGGEFPTRRITIGLSPASMPKQGSGFDLALAAAVLAAAGTLRRRAVDQLVLLGELGLDGSVRAIRGVLPAVLAAARAGHRQVVVPLANAAEAALVERVEVLAVESLAQLVEHLRGATVLQPYARGPLPDQPPVPDLADVVGQVAGRRAVEVAAAGGHHLFLTGPPGAGKTMLAERLPGLLPPLDEQAALEVTAIHSIAGTLPSDAPLVTRPTFEAPHHSATMAALIGGGSGQIRPGALCRAHRGVLFIDEAPEFPRAVLDTLRQPLERGQVTIQRAAGSATFPCRAQLVLAANSCPCASAAGDTACTCSPLERRRYQSRLSGPLLDRVDLRVDLPPVTRAAWLDGLDAPEPTTVVAERVVRARAVAGERLAGTGLALNSQVPGRMLRERFAVPRSSLRLAERALERGALSVRGFDRVVRVAWTLSDLAGCTVPGPDEVAEALGMRLQRSAA
- a CDS encoding YraN family protein encodes the protein MPTTTELGVHGERIAVAFLADLGLRVLDRNWRCREGELDIVARDGDALVFCEVKTRRGTGYGQPVEAVTQAKSRRIRVLAQRWLAAHDEHAPEVRFDVVGVLVRPERPALVTHLRAAFS
- a CDS encoding calcium-binding protein, with product MPPFVPLDQYNIIIGTDRSEVLIGTDGPDLICARLGNDVIHAGGGDDLVLGDTTTFFGNVNASGGNDTVFAGAGDDEVLSGPGNDRGFGGGGDDFLALALGNDYGDGGPGSDSVIGGFGRDVVGGGPGDDEVAGGFDADVVSGGPGNDTMYGEAPGGQNPPPGVPVPGPARDVCLGGGGTDTGLDCDVPVSMEG
- a CDS encoding DUF2469 domain-containing protein, whose product is MSTEDLEKYETEMELQLYREYRDIVRQFTYVVETERRFYLANSVDLQVREAGGEVFFELKLSDAWVWDMYRPARFVRNVRVLTFKDVNVEELDKPDLELPENPRIT
- a CDS encoding ribonuclease HII, which gives rise to MAVRPTHTASAAAARARRTFADDRPEALWDMERALRRRGFQTVAGADEAGRGACAGPLVAAACVLPAGRRGQVPGLADSKLLTASARERVYAEILERAVSWSVVVLPVADLDARGMHVTNIEALRRAVSMLDPGPDYVLTDGFPVPGLARPGLAVWKGDRVAACVAAASVLAKVSRDRIMVDLHARWPEYDFAGHKGYITDVHTAALERHGPCPEHRMRYVNVARARDVHAARTARLTGSGAMVDDGSMRPESRALTSTEDR
- a CDS encoding LuxR C-terminal-related transcriptional regulator, with the protein product MSAPVASTARGVTRVLLLADAPVLRRGLVSMINETAGMQSVGTPGEIRRALTLVETARPDAVVVELGAGRAATLGACRDLRRRFPRVAIIALATSEDPAVVNEALAAGIRGYLMMNTSPTLLGWAILAARAGRTVVDPQIRRVEPSAVPAAKPFAPEVPLTRREQDVLDELLQGQSNRQIGRNLFISEDTVKSHVKAILRKLGARDRAHAVSLVLSNRTPGCTCGAHALQAAAPEATADI
- the lepB gene encoding signal peptidase I — encoded protein: MSSDRPGGPADVVPGEPGEPDETSTAGAASGRVRRRPRTDDGKKGSLLRELPVLLLIAFVLALVVKTFFVQAFFIPSGSMEQTLHGCAGCTGDRVLVNKVPYWFGEPEPGDIVVFRGPDTWTPEISVDEPGNWFTGALLWLGRAIGVAPPREDDFVKRVIATEGQTVQCCDAEGRVTVDGEPLEEPYIFENDPIERRAFGPVTVPEGRLWVMGDHRSASADSRSHVGDEYAGTIGMDDVIGKAALIVWPIDRFGLLDSPDIQDPAAAAAVPGAPAGGGVSPVGAVAVLPYAVGLAGAVPVTAWRRRRRTRSTHLDR